The genomic interval GCCGACCACGACGGCCGAGCGGACCGCGCGTTCGCCGGTGAGGCGGTCGGGGTACGGGCGCTGGGCCGCCGTCACCGCGCGGCGCAGGGAGCGGGCCGTCCAGGAGTCCATGGGGACGACCGAGAGCGCGGCGGCGATCACCGAGGTGACCGAGGCGCCGGTCATCGCGGCGGCCACCCCGGCGGCCACCGCCTGGCCGCCGTAGATGCCCTCGCCCTCGTGGCTGACCCGGCCGTCGACCGCGACCAGCCGGGCCGCCTCGGCGGGGCGGCCGGCCGCGAAGACGCCGAAGGGCGCGGCCCGCATCGCCAGGCCGTCGCTCCAGGCGTGCCGGTGCTGGGCGGAGATCGGCGCGGCCAGGCCCCGGCGCAGGTTCTCCAGCGTGCCGCGCTCGCTGAAGCCCGCGCCCCGGAACGGCCCCTCGTCCAGGTCGGCGATCCACAGCCGCCAGGCCCGTTCGACATCGGTGACGGTGAGCTCCGAGCCGTGCCGGGCCAGCAGCAGCCCGGAGAAGATCGCGTACTCCGTGTCGTCGGTGCCCGCCGGGTCGTCGCTGACGAAGCCCTCGATCCGGCCCCAGCGGCGGCGGATCTCGGAGGGCCGCATGTTCTCCGCCGGGGCGCCGAGCGCGTCCCCGACCGCGAGGCCGAGCATCGCGCCCCGGCCTCGGTCGCGGGGCCCGCCCGGGGCCGGTTCGTCCGGAGGCGGTGCCGTCTGTGTGCCGCCCGCCCGCGGCGCCGTCGGATTTCCTGCGACCGTCTCCATCGCGTCGACCCTTCGCTCGTACCGAGCCAGTACTCGTGCCTGTGGGATCCGTTCCACGCGGAGCCGCGACGAAGGCCGGTTATCCACACAAAAGGGCCACTCGGATGAAACCCTCCGGACAGCAAGGGAAGCCGTACCTATCCGGTTACGCAGGGTGGTAAGTACGGCCTGCCTTGCTGGCAGGAGCGATTTTTCGTGCGTATTTTCGATGGTGTCGAGCGGGGGCGGGCGGGCAGGAGGCCCGTCTCCGGAACACCCGGATCAGGGGAGAGGGATAAGCCGTGGCCATCATCGAGACGGACGCCGTACTGCACGAGGCGCACCGGGACAACCACACCCACCGTGACGTCAACGGCGGCTGGCTGCGTCCCGCGGTCTTCGGTGCGATGGACGGCCTCGTCTCCAACCTGGCCCTGATGACCGGCGTCGCCGGCGGCGACGTCTCGCACCGCACCATCGTGATCACCGGCCTCGCCGGACTGGCCGCCGGCGCCTTCTCCATGGCGGCCGGTGAGTACACCTCCGTCGCGTCCCAGCGCGAGCTGGTCGAGGCCGAGCTGGACGTCGAGCGGCGCGAGCTGCGCAAGCACCCCGTGGACGAGGAGCGGGAGCTCGCCGCGCTCTACGTCTCCCGGGGCGTCGAGCCCCCGCTCGCCCGCGAGGTCGCCCGCCAGCTCTCCCGCGACCCGGAGCAGGCCCTGGAGATACACGCCCGCGAGGAGCTGGGCATCGACCCGGGCGACCTGCCGTCGCCCCTGGTCGCCGCCTTCTCCTCGTTCGGCGCCTTCGCGCTGGGCGCCCTGCTGCCCGTGCTGCCGTTCCTGCTGGGGGCGAGCGCGCTGTGGCCGGCCGTGCTGCTGGCGCTCGCCGGACTGTTCGGCTGCGGCGCCGTCGTGGCCCGGGTGACCGCCCGCAGCTGGTGGTTCAGCGGACTGCGCCAGCTGGCCCTGGGCGGCGCTGCCGCCGCGATCACGTACGGCCTGGGCGCCCTGTTCGGCGTGGCGGTAGGCGGCTGACCCCGCCTGCTTCGTACGCGTAACGGGCCGGTTCACGCAATCGGCCCGTTACGCGTATGCCATGCGTGTGACGTACGTCTTGGCCCGCGCCCCTGGGCACGGCCGCACCGCGCACCGTAAAATGAGTCCCTATGCAGGGCTGCACATAAGTAGCCACTACCCGGCGGTTTCGTTTTCTCCGCCACCGGGCATGAGCCGTAGACACCGCAGGC from Streptomyces drozdowiczii carries:
- a CDS encoding ADP-ribosylglycohydrolase family protein is translated as METVAGNPTAPRAGGTQTAPPPDEPAPGGPRDRGRGAMLGLAVGDALGAPAENMRPSEIRRRWGRIEGFVSDDPAGTDDTEYAIFSGLLLARHGSELTVTDVERAWRLWIADLDEGPFRGAGFSERGTLENLRRGLAAPISAQHRHAWSDGLAMRAAPFGVFAAGRPAEAARLVAVDGRVSHEGEGIYGGQAVAAGVAAAMTGASVTSVIAAALSVVPMDSWTARSLRRAVTAAQRPYPDRLTGERAVRSAVVVGGYPWTDLAPEAVGLAFGAFAAARGDFRTAVLMAVNMGRDADTTAAVAGALSGALHGASAIPRLWTDAIGPVRGSCLPSMRGYHVADVADLLVAGAADGEPGGEGAVRR
- a CDS encoding VIT1/CCC1 transporter family protein, with translation MAIIETDAVLHEAHRDNHTHRDVNGGWLRPAVFGAMDGLVSNLALMTGVAGGDVSHRTIVITGLAGLAAGAFSMAAGEYTSVASQRELVEAELDVERRELRKHPVDEERELAALYVSRGVEPPLAREVARQLSRDPEQALEIHAREELGIDPGDLPSPLVAAFSSFGAFALGALLPVLPFLLGASALWPAVLLALAGLFGCGAVVARVTARSWWFSGLRQLALGGAAAAITYGLGALFGVAVGG